The Leptospira neocaledonica DNA window CTCTTCGTTAGGAAGTTCATCTAACGCATCTAAAACTTCAGTTCTCCAACTATCTCCCGAGCGAGGAGCAGCTCTGGTGATCTCAGGATTTAATTCTGTTCCGAGCAGATCTTTTTTTCTTAAGATACGATCCGAATGTTTTAATACCAACCTTCTGAGCAAGAATGGAAACGCCTCCGGCTGTCGAAGCGTTGGGAGAACTTTCCAAGCTTCTAAAAATACTTCTTGGCTCAGATCCTCCGCCTTGGATTGGTCCCGGATCCGTTTGATGGCTTGGCTACTTACGTATTTTTCGAAACGGGTCATTAACTCCGTCCAAGCCGGTTCTTCTCCTTTGGAAGCTTCTGTGACTAGTACTTTAAAATCGCGCATATCTGTTAGAGGGTCCCAGTTTGCATTTTGGGGTGTACGGATCTAAACTATTTTTGCATTTTCGGGACTCTTGACCTCGGTCTAGATTGCGCGGAATTGCGCTGTGG harbors:
- a CDS encoding RNA polymerase sigma factor; translation: MRDFKVLVTEASKGEEPAWTELMTRFEKYVSSQAIKRIRDQSKAEDLSQEVFLEAWKVLPTLRQPEAFPFLLRRLVLKHSDRILRKKDLLGTELNPEITRAAPRSGDSWRTEVLDALDELPNEEKQLLNLRYFGEMSYEEITEKTGIPIGNLKNRLRRSRELLRRQLLNKSDRKDWLEVLHGPMAIAS